A single Streptomyces mirabilis DNA region contains:
- a CDS encoding DegT/DnrJ/EryC1/StrS family aminotransferase, translated as MLRAAGVGVGDEVIVPAFGNVEVAEAATQVGASAVFADIDPVTYCLEAGAVEAAVTPRSTAIVVVHRFGRSADMARLRDVGQRRGLLVLELGESEAPYDEIAQRRERAAYLDGRLSGVRTPDGGDGHTYQQYVVRVPGNGRPDRDAFARAVRAKGVECRVPVKTPVHRLPGFRRDVHLPETERAADETLALPVDASLTRREMQRIVSACNALGGLLQPAF; from the coding sequence ATGCTCAGGGCCGCGGGCGTCGGAGTCGGCGACGAGGTCATCGTGCCGGCGTTCGGGAACGTCGAGGTCGCGGAGGCCGCGACCCAGGTCGGTGCGTCGGCCGTCTTCGCCGACATAGACCCGGTGACGTACTGCCTCGAGGCCGGCGCTGTCGAGGCGGCCGTGACCCCGCGGTCGACCGCCATAGTCGTCGTACACCGCTTCGGTCGGTCGGCCGACATGGCGCGGCTGCGGGACGTCGGGCAGCGACGCGGGCTCCTGGTGCTGGAACTGGGCGAGTCCGAGGCGCCGTACGACGAGATCGCGCAGCGCAGGGAGCGGGCCGCCTATCTCGACGGGCGGCTGAGCGGAGTGCGTACGCCGGACGGCGGCGACGGGCACACATATCAGCAGTACGTCGTGCGCGTGCCCGGCAATGGCCGGCCGGACCGGGACGCCTTCGCGCGGGCCGTACGGGCCAAGGGGGTTGAGTGCCGGGTTCCGGTGAAGACGCCTGTGCACCGGCTGCCCGGGTTCCGCCGGGACGTGCACCTTCCGGAGACGGAGCGGGCCGCCGACGAGACCCTCGCGCTGCCCGTGGACGCGTCGTTGACGAGGCGGGAGATGCAGCGGATCGTCTCCGCGTGCAATGCGCTCGGGGGATTGCTGCAGCCGGCCTTCTGA